One Clavibacter zhangzhiyongii genomic region harbors:
- a CDS encoding sensor histidine kinase, translating into MTDPTPAPAAVDGAPVPPVRPAPARPGAGLGVRVRRGLDRLGIRTDDGRDAAAAVGWTLMTVLLLGVLATLIWADGTVRTMSPAQGAVIAVLALLQCAPLAARRRRPRTTLLAVSALQAALIAVLPPEFGFWAAAPVVAAYTVGAVLPAASASRVVAAAVGIEAVGAVIAATGHARALLVPDSVDVRLGVDTVVSASSILVSGVLIAVASAAVGSWVALRRRHDRDTLARAAESLEHQAALTRAAVSAERTRMARELHDVAAHHLTALVVQAGAAERLVDLDPDRAKDSLRGIRVQGRETLDALRSIVGILRQTDDGPAGGAGGGTDPVPGLADVGDLLEAARASGTEVEERTTGDLPALAPLADVTAYRTVQESLANARRHAPGAAVALTIDARPARLAIEVENPLPAVASGAAPGYGLVGMRERAALVGGRLEAGPTASGTWRVRLELPVEPAAGREGAA; encoded by the coding sequence GTGACCGACCCGACGCCCGCGCCCGCCGCGGTCGACGGCGCGCCCGTCCCGCCCGTGCGTCCCGCGCCCGCCCGCCCCGGCGCCGGCCTCGGGGTCCGGGTGCGGCGCGGCCTCGACCGCCTCGGCATCCGCACCGACGACGGACGCGACGCGGCCGCCGCGGTCGGCTGGACGCTCATGACGGTGCTGCTCCTCGGGGTCCTCGCCACGCTCATCTGGGCGGACGGCACCGTGCGCACCATGTCCCCGGCGCAGGGCGCGGTCATCGCGGTCCTCGCCCTCCTCCAGTGCGCGCCGCTCGCGGCCCGGCGCCGACGCCCGCGGACGACGCTCCTGGCGGTGTCCGCGCTCCAGGCCGCCCTGATCGCGGTGCTCCCGCCGGAGTTCGGCTTCTGGGCCGCCGCCCCGGTCGTGGCGGCCTACACGGTGGGGGCGGTGCTCCCGGCCGCGTCGGCGTCCCGCGTCGTGGCCGCGGCCGTCGGCATCGAGGCGGTCGGCGCCGTGATCGCGGCCACCGGCCATGCCCGCGCCCTGCTCGTCCCCGACTCCGTCGACGTCCGCCTCGGCGTCGACACCGTCGTCTCGGCCAGCTCGATCCTCGTCAGCGGCGTCCTCATCGCCGTCGCGAGCGCGGCCGTCGGCTCCTGGGTCGCCCTCCGCCGCCGCCACGACCGCGACACGCTGGCCCGCGCCGCGGAGTCCCTCGAGCACCAGGCCGCGCTCACCCGGGCCGCGGTCTCGGCCGAGCGCACCCGCATGGCGCGCGAGCTGCACGACGTGGCCGCGCACCACCTCACGGCCCTCGTCGTGCAGGCGGGCGCGGCCGAGCGGCTGGTGGACCTCGACCCCGACCGCGCCAAGGACTCCCTCCGCGGCATCCGGGTGCAGGGGCGCGAGACCCTCGACGCGCTGCGCTCCATCGTCGGGATCCTGCGCCAGACCGACGACGGCCCCGCCGGCGGCGCGGGCGGCGGGACCGACCCGGTCCCCGGCCTCGCGGACGTCGGCGACCTCCTCGAGGCGGCGCGCGCCTCCGGCACCGAGGTGGAGGAGCGCACCACGGGCGACCTCCCCGCCCTCGCGCCCCTCGCGGACGTGACCGCGTACCGCACGGTGCAGGAGTCGCTCGCGAACGCGCGGCGGCACGCGCCCGGAGCCGCCGTCGCCCTCACCATCGACGCCCGGCCGGCGCGCCTCGCCATCGAGGTCGAGAACCCGCTCCCGGCCGTCGCGTCCGGCGCCGCGCCCGGCTACGGCCTGGTCGGCATGCGGGAGCGGGCCGCGCTCGTCGGCGGCCGCCTCGAGGCCGGGCCCACGGCTTCCGGCACCTGGCGCGTGCGCCTCGAGCTGCCGGTGGAGCCCGCCGCCGGCCGGGAGGGCGCCGCGTGA